The proteins below are encoded in one region of Mya arenaria isolate MELC-2E11 chromosome 15, ASM2691426v1:
- the LOC128218986 gene encoding fibronectin type-III domain-containing protein 3A-like isoform X5, producing MRGPATVRMVSSNGPPLPMPMQVPPGHMVQQIVDENGILTHVILSPQPPGMMPTHMPGGPNSGPYYPGSYGGPYTNHPSQYPHQGPGPSPGAPGRGPQHMHGTPPPPGSCSNHNPVHTPGPNSHMDERTSKKQNQLRQKWRIRHENREHSGRTPPRRKQHNKGTNGIDVEPQTNVSSPDPGLTDQSEVEEDRKAIRAQLSQMPAPKVSLHTRCSVEVTDVESRTALIKLFPPDYDSEKYDIDASFFNYELMLCEKGRDGKYKLVYSGDASEITLKDLHPATEYHLKVCTLLDDIKGDTTEATSFKTIPCEPDAPQPPKLEKKSKTFINLKWTSPCENGSKISAYVLECDAGDGNFIEVFRGQQKQFRVAKLTASTKYTFRLAAINNSGKSEYSEAVVYCTSGSAPSQPDPPMLSEPYVTELLISWIKRPNDDEFTLQLDDEVSGHGFIPVYNGPLLSYRITKLRRNKEYKFRLCASNDEGASKWSEVVAYRTLPARPDTPSKPQLKGKIHPHVFRITWDPPKDTGGSEVTKYFVELDDGNGYESVFEGTEREHTCDRLTPGHNYRVRVAACSAGGRSEFSEVLTVVTQCVPPGQCSVPKLQGKPKATSLHLRWGYPEYNGGAQVTEFTAQMILPDNTSREVYKGRDLDCIIAGLSPGRPYLFQVRAFNRAGGGPWSEPLEVVSGAGVPDPPKMPLCQCRSPHSALISWEGPVNNGATITDYRLEWQLKPETDFTQIYYGSNTNFEVKSLSPATTYVFRVQAINSAGPGLYSPVATCVTPASSPSAVVSIRAHATATSVTLVWKEPHDNGSEITSYNIDMGGDKQPIPVSAVTEYQIEELIPESTYKVRIQAVNGIGVGAFSSVVKFSTRALPPRPPRLECCGSAHNSLKLKWGEGRNTDLITYTLEMDREDGNFIEVYKGQALNTKVNRLSEMTSYDFRIYASNDAGSGPYSETYTFSTTKAPPPALKAPKVENIMLTSCVVEWQTCRAMGGDSVTYVLQLQSKEHEYKQIYRGPETSFTIENLQCKSDYHVRVCAIRLCEDETEIHGAFSPGMIFSTLSPEPLKPILSQVNVPKVPESKKLTDQHLAAIFLCVFFVVAMLIAFIVSQFFPGSSGHDEV from the exons atgaGAG GTCCAGCAACAGTTCGTATGGTGTCGAGTAATGGCCCTCCTTTGCCGATGCCAATGCAAGTGCCACCTGGTCACATGGTCCAACAAATTGTTGACGAAAATGGCATTCTCACCCACGTCATTCTTTCACCCCAGCCACCAGGCATGATGCCAACACACATGCCG ggGGGCCCAAACAGTGGACCATATTACCCAGGCAGTTATGGAGGCCCATACACAAACCACCCTAGCCAGTACCCCCATCAAGGGCCTGGCCCCTCCCCGGGGGCACCAGGGAGAGGGCCCCAACACATGCATGGCACCCCACCACCTCCGGGCTCCTGTTCCAACCATAACCCTGTACACACACCTG GGCCAAATTCACACATGGATGAGCGCACAAGCAAGAAGCAGAACCAGCTTCGACAAAAATGGCGGATACGACACGAGAATCGGGAACATTCGGGCAGGACCCCACCCCGCAGAAAACAGCACAATAAAG GAACCAATGGCATAGATGTAGAGCCCCAGACCAATGTTTCAAGCCCGGACCCCGGGCTCACAGACCAGTCAGAAGTGGAGGAAGACAGAAAAGCAATACGAGCCCAGTTGTCACAGATGCCGGCGCCCAAGGTCAGTCTTCATACACGCTGCTCTGTTGAG GTTACAGATGTGGAATCTCGCACGGCCCTTATAAAGTTATTTCCCCCTGATTATGATAGTGAAAAATACGATATAGACGCAAGTTTCTTCAACTATGAACTTATGCTATGTGAAAAGGGTCGGGATGGAAAATACAAATTGGTGTACAG TGGTGATGCCTCAGAAATAACACTTAAAGACCTGCATCCTGCCACAGAGTACCATTTAAA AGTGTGTACCCTGCTGGATGACATTAAAGGGGACACGACCGAGGCCACCAGCTTCAAGACCATACCGTGTGAGCCAGACGCACCCCAGCCACCCaaactggaaaaaaaatcaaaaacctTCATTAACCTCAAGTGGACA TCGCCTTGTGAGAATGGCTCCAAGATCTCTGCGTACGTTTTGGAGTGTGATGCAGGGGATGGGAACTTCATTGAAGTTTTTCGGGGCCAGCAAAAACAGTTCCGAGTTGCAAAACTGACAGCGTCAACAAAGTACACATTCAGACTTGCAGCAATAAACAATTCGGGAAAGAG CGAGTACAGTGAGGCAGTGGTGTACTGCACTAGTGGCTCGGCCCCGTCCCAGCCTGACCCCCCGATGTTGTCAGAGCCCTACGTCACTGAACTCCTCATCTCATGGATCAAACGACCCAACGATGACGAGTTCACACTACAGCTAGATGATGAAGTCTCT GGCCATGGGTTCATCCCAGTGTACAATGGGCCACTGCTGTCGTACAGAATCACAAAGCTGAGGCGGAATAAGGAGTATAAGTTTAGG CTATGTGCGAGCAATGACGAGGGTGCCAGCAAATGGAGTGAGGTGGTGGCTTACCGGACCCTTCCTGCCCGGCCTGACACCCCCAGCAAGCCCCAACTCAAGGGCAAGATACACCCACATGTGTTCAGAATCACTTGGG ATCCCCCCAAAGATACTGGTGGTTCAGAGGTGACCAAGTATTTTGTGGAGCTTGACGATGGAAATG GTTATGAGAGCGTGTTTGAGGGTACAGAGCGGGAACACACGTGTGACCGTCTCACGCCGGGCCATAATTACCGTGTCCGTGTGGCTGCGTGCAGTGCCGGAGGCAGGAGTGAG TTCTCTGAAGTGTTGACAGTCGTGACACAATGTGTTCCCCCTGGCCAGTGTTCAGTGCCCAAACTACAGGGCAAGCCAAAAGCCACCTCCCTACACTTACGATGGG GGTATCCAGAATATAACGGCGGTGCCCAGGTGACAGAGTTTACGGCCCAGATGATCCTCCCTGACAACACGAGCCGCGAGGTGTACAAGGGCCGTGACCTGGACTGCATCATCGCTGGTCTCTCCCCAGGAAGACCGTACCTCTTCCAAGTTAGGGCTTTCAACAGAGCGGGG GGTGGACCATGGTCAGAGCCACTGGAGGTGGTGAGTGGGGCAGGGGTGCCAGACCCCCCAAAGATGCCCTTGTGTCAATGCCGCTCCCCCCACAGTGCCCTGATCTCCTGGGAGGGGCCAGTCAACAATGGTGCTACTATCACAGACTACAGGCTCGAGTGGCAACTCAAACCTGAGACTGACTTCACACAG ATATATTATGGTTCCAACACAAATTTTGAGGTAAAGAGCCTCAGCCCGGCAACTACCTACGTATTTAGGGTCCAAGCAATCAACAGTGCGGGGCCGGGCCTGTACAGCCCGGTTGCCACATGCGTAACACCCGCTAGCAGTCCTTCCGCAGTAGTGTCTATACGAGCCCACGCCACTGCCACGAGTGTCACGCTGGTCTGGAAGGAGCCGCATGATAACGGGAGTGAAATTACGTCATACAATATTGATATGGGTGGAGACAAACAGCCAATACCAGTCAGTGCTGTCACAGAGTACCAGATAGAGGAACTCATCCCAGAATCTACGTACAA GGTGCGTATCCAGGCAGTGAATGGTATCGGTGTAGGTGCTTTCAGCTCGGTGGTGAAATTCTCTACACGGGCTCTGCCGCCCCGCCCCCCGAGGCTCGAATGCTGCGGCTCTGCCCATAACAGCCTCAAACTGAAATGGGGAGAGGGCCGCAACACGGATCTCATCACATACACCCTGGAGATGGATAGGGAGGATGGCAA tTTCATTGAGGTATACAAGGGCCAGGCCTTAAACACAAAGGTGAACAGATTGTCAGAGATGACTTCATATGATTTCCGGATCTACGCAAGCAATGATGCTGGAAGCGGGCCATATTCAGAGACTTACACATTCTCCACAACTAAAGCCCCGCCACCAGCTCTTAAAG CTCCGAAGGTTGAGAACATCATGCTGACAAGCTGTGTGGTAGAGTGGCAGACGTGTCGGGCGATGGGCGGAGACTCTGTCACCTATGTGCTTCAACTACAGAGCAAGGAACACGAGTATAAACAG ATATATCGCGGCCCTGAGACGAGTTTCACCATTGAGAACTTGCAGTGCAAGTCAGACTATCATGTTCGTGTGTGTGCAATCAGACTGTGCGAAGACGAAACAGAAATACATGGGGCGTTCAGCCCAGGAATGATCTTCTCCACGCTAAGCCCAGAGCCCTTGAAGCCCATACTTTCACAAGTCAATGTACCCAAGGTGCCCGAATCTAAGAAATTGACTGACCAACACCTGGCCGCCATTttcttgtgtgtgtttttcgtCGTGGCCATGTTGATAGCATTCATCGTCTCACAGTTTTTCCCCGGATCTAGTGGCCACGACGAGGTATGA
- the LOC128218986 gene encoding fibronectin type-III domain-containing protein 3A-like isoform X4, translating into MWTENIENTMFILRPTMFPPCQFRHQCPATVRMVSSNGPPLPMPMQVPPGHMVQQIVDENGILTHVILSPQPPGMMPTHMPGGPNSGPYYPGSYGGPYTNHPSQYPHQGPGPSPGAPGRGPQHMHGTPPPPGSCSNHNPVHTPGPNSHMDERTSKKQNQLRQKWRIRHENREHSGRTPPRRKQHNKGTNGIDVEPQTNVSSPDPGLTDQSEVEEDRKAIRAQLSQMPAPKVSLHTRCSVEVTDVESRTALIKLFPPDYDSEKYDIDASFFNYELMLCEKGRDGKYKLVYSGDASEITLKDLHPATEYHLKVCTLLDDIKGDTTEATSFKTIPCEPDAPQPPKLEKKSKTFINLKWTSPCENGSKISAYVLECDAGDGNFIEVFRGQQKQFRVAKLTASTKYTFRLAAINNSGKSEYSEAVVYCTSGSAPSQPDPPMLSEPYVTELLISWIKRPNDDEFTLQLDDEVSGHGFIPVYNGPLLSYRITKLRRNKEYKFRLCASNDEGASKWSEVVAYRTLPARPDTPSKPQLKGKIHPHVFRITWDPPKDTGGSEVTKYFVELDDGNGYESVFEGTEREHTCDRLTPGHNYRVRVAACSAGGRSEFSEVLTVVTQCVPPGQCSVPKLQGKPKATSLHLRWGYPEYNGGAQVTEFTAQMILPDNTSREVYKGRDLDCIIAGLSPGRPYLFQVRAFNRAGGGPWSEPLEVVSGAGVPDPPKMPLCQCRSPHSALISWEGPVNNGATITDYRLEWQLKPETDFTQIYYGSNTNFEVKSLSPATTYVFRVQAINSAGPGLYSPVATCVTPASSPSAVVSIRAHATATSVTLVWKEPHDNGSEITSYNIDMGGDKQPIPVSAVTEYQIEELIPESTYKVRIQAVNGIGVGAFSSVVKFSTRALPPRPPRLECCGSAHNSLKLKWGEGRNTDLITYTLEMDREDGNFIEVYKGQALNTKVNRLSEMTSYDFRIYASNDAGSGPYSETYTFSTTKAPPPALKAPKVENIMLTSCVVEWQTCRAMGGDSVTYVLQLQSKEHEYKQIYRGPETSFTIENLQCKSDYHVRVCAIRLCEDETEIHGAFSPGMIFSTLSPEPLKPILSQVNVPKVPESKKLTDQHLAAIFLCVFFVVAMLIAFIVSQFFPGSSGHDEV; encoded by the exons ATGTGGACGGAAAACATTGAGAACACAATGTTTATTCTTCGTCCAACTATGTTCCCGCCTTGTCAATTTAGACATCAAT GTCCAGCAACAGTTCGTATGGTGTCGAGTAATGGCCCTCCTTTGCCGATGCCAATGCAAGTGCCACCTGGTCACATGGTCCAACAAATTGTTGACGAAAATGGCATTCTCACCCACGTCATTCTTTCACCCCAGCCACCAGGCATGATGCCAACACACATGCCG ggGGGCCCAAACAGTGGACCATATTACCCAGGCAGTTATGGAGGCCCATACACAAACCACCCTAGCCAGTACCCCCATCAAGGGCCTGGCCCCTCCCCGGGGGCACCAGGGAGAGGGCCCCAACACATGCATGGCACCCCACCACCTCCGGGCTCCTGTTCCAACCATAACCCTGTACACACACCTG GGCCAAATTCACACATGGATGAGCGCACAAGCAAGAAGCAGAACCAGCTTCGACAAAAATGGCGGATACGACACGAGAATCGGGAACATTCGGGCAGGACCCCACCCCGCAGAAAACAGCACAATAAAG GAACCAATGGCATAGATGTAGAGCCCCAGACCAATGTTTCAAGCCCGGACCCCGGGCTCACAGACCAGTCAGAAGTGGAGGAAGACAGAAAAGCAATACGAGCCCAGTTGTCACAGATGCCGGCGCCCAAGGTCAGTCTTCATACACGCTGCTCTGTTGAG GTTACAGATGTGGAATCTCGCACGGCCCTTATAAAGTTATTTCCCCCTGATTATGATAGTGAAAAATACGATATAGACGCAAGTTTCTTCAACTATGAACTTATGCTATGTGAAAAGGGTCGGGATGGAAAATACAAATTGGTGTACAG TGGTGATGCCTCAGAAATAACACTTAAAGACCTGCATCCTGCCACAGAGTACCATTTAAA AGTGTGTACCCTGCTGGATGACATTAAAGGGGACACGACCGAGGCCACCAGCTTCAAGACCATACCGTGTGAGCCAGACGCACCCCAGCCACCCaaactggaaaaaaaatcaaaaacctTCATTAACCTCAAGTGGACA TCGCCTTGTGAGAATGGCTCCAAGATCTCTGCGTACGTTTTGGAGTGTGATGCAGGGGATGGGAACTTCATTGAAGTTTTTCGGGGCCAGCAAAAACAGTTCCGAGTTGCAAAACTGACAGCGTCAACAAAGTACACATTCAGACTTGCAGCAATAAACAATTCGGGAAAGAG CGAGTACAGTGAGGCAGTGGTGTACTGCACTAGTGGCTCGGCCCCGTCCCAGCCTGACCCCCCGATGTTGTCAGAGCCCTACGTCACTGAACTCCTCATCTCATGGATCAAACGACCCAACGATGACGAGTTCACACTACAGCTAGATGATGAAGTCTCT GGCCATGGGTTCATCCCAGTGTACAATGGGCCACTGCTGTCGTACAGAATCACAAAGCTGAGGCGGAATAAGGAGTATAAGTTTAGG CTATGTGCGAGCAATGACGAGGGTGCCAGCAAATGGAGTGAGGTGGTGGCTTACCGGACCCTTCCTGCCCGGCCTGACACCCCCAGCAAGCCCCAACTCAAGGGCAAGATACACCCACATGTGTTCAGAATCACTTGGG ATCCCCCCAAAGATACTGGTGGTTCAGAGGTGACCAAGTATTTTGTGGAGCTTGACGATGGAAATG GTTATGAGAGCGTGTTTGAGGGTACAGAGCGGGAACACACGTGTGACCGTCTCACGCCGGGCCATAATTACCGTGTCCGTGTGGCTGCGTGCAGTGCCGGAGGCAGGAGTGAG TTCTCTGAAGTGTTGACAGTCGTGACACAATGTGTTCCCCCTGGCCAGTGTTCAGTGCCCAAACTACAGGGCAAGCCAAAAGCCACCTCCCTACACTTACGATGGG GGTATCCAGAATATAACGGCGGTGCCCAGGTGACAGAGTTTACGGCCCAGATGATCCTCCCTGACAACACGAGCCGCGAGGTGTACAAGGGCCGTGACCTGGACTGCATCATCGCTGGTCTCTCCCCAGGAAGACCGTACCTCTTCCAAGTTAGGGCTTTCAACAGAGCGGGG GGTGGACCATGGTCAGAGCCACTGGAGGTGGTGAGTGGGGCAGGGGTGCCAGACCCCCCAAAGATGCCCTTGTGTCAATGCCGCTCCCCCCACAGTGCCCTGATCTCCTGGGAGGGGCCAGTCAACAATGGTGCTACTATCACAGACTACAGGCTCGAGTGGCAACTCAAACCTGAGACTGACTTCACACAG ATATATTATGGTTCCAACACAAATTTTGAGGTAAAGAGCCTCAGCCCGGCAACTACCTACGTATTTAGGGTCCAAGCAATCAACAGTGCGGGGCCGGGCCTGTACAGCCCGGTTGCCACATGCGTAACACCCGCTAGCAGTCCTTCCGCAGTAGTGTCTATACGAGCCCACGCCACTGCCACGAGTGTCACGCTGGTCTGGAAGGAGCCGCATGATAACGGGAGTGAAATTACGTCATACAATATTGATATGGGTGGAGACAAACAGCCAATACCAGTCAGTGCTGTCACAGAGTACCAGATAGAGGAACTCATCCCAGAATCTACGTACAA GGTGCGTATCCAGGCAGTGAATGGTATCGGTGTAGGTGCTTTCAGCTCGGTGGTGAAATTCTCTACACGGGCTCTGCCGCCCCGCCCCCCGAGGCTCGAATGCTGCGGCTCTGCCCATAACAGCCTCAAACTGAAATGGGGAGAGGGCCGCAACACGGATCTCATCACATACACCCTGGAGATGGATAGGGAGGATGGCAA tTTCATTGAGGTATACAAGGGCCAGGCCTTAAACACAAAGGTGAACAGATTGTCAGAGATGACTTCATATGATTTCCGGATCTACGCAAGCAATGATGCTGGAAGCGGGCCATATTCAGAGACTTACACATTCTCCACAACTAAAGCCCCGCCACCAGCTCTTAAAG CTCCGAAGGTTGAGAACATCATGCTGACAAGCTGTGTGGTAGAGTGGCAGACGTGTCGGGCGATGGGCGGAGACTCTGTCACCTATGTGCTTCAACTACAGAGCAAGGAACACGAGTATAAACAG ATATATCGCGGCCCTGAGACGAGTTTCACCATTGAGAACTTGCAGTGCAAGTCAGACTATCATGTTCGTGTGTGTGCAATCAGACTGTGCGAAGACGAAACAGAAATACATGGGGCGTTCAGCCCAGGAATGATCTTCTCCACGCTAAGCCCAGAGCCCTTGAAGCCCATACTTTCACAAGTCAATGTACCCAAGGTGCCCGAATCTAAGAAATTGACTGACCAACACCTGGCCGCCATTttcttgtgtgtgtttttcgtCGTGGCCATGTTGATAGCATTCATCGTCTCACAGTTTTTCCCCGGATCTAGTGGCCACGACGAGGTATGA
- the LOC128218986 gene encoding fibronectin type-III domain-containing protein 3A-like isoform X3 codes for MKKGEMKCTTDWETYDQNSPVMCSVCIEEYSGYTTGYSSNGYTQYNGYSGYGYNNGMYSNGYANVGYNRTDMSGPATVRMVSSNGPPLPMPMQVPPGHMVQQIVDENGILTHVILSPQPPGMMPTHMPGGPNSGPYYPGSYGGPYTNHPSQYPHQGPGPSPGAPGRGPQHMHGTPPPPGSCSNHNPVHTPGPNSHMDERTSKKQNQLRQKWRIRHENREHSGRTPPRRKQHNKGTNGIDVEPQTNVSSPDPGLTDQSEVEEDRKAIRAQLSQMPAPKVSLHTRCSVEVTDVESRTALIKLFPPDYDSEKYDIDASFFNYELMLCEKGRDGKYKLVYSGDASEITLKDLHPATEYHLKVCTLLDDIKGDTTEATSFKTIPCEPDAPQPPKLEKKSKTFINLKWTSPCENGSKISAYVLECDAGDGNFIEVFRGQQKQFRVAKLTASTKYTFRLAAINNSGKSEYSEAVVYCTSGSAPSQPDPPMLSEPYVTELLISWIKRPNDDEFTLQLDDEVSGHGFIPVYNGPLLSYRITKLRRNKEYKFRLCASNDEGASKWSEVVAYRTLPARPDTPSKPQLKGKIHPHVFRITWDPPKDTGGSEVTKYFVELDDGNGYESVFEGTEREHTCDRLTPGHNYRVRVAACSAGGRSEFSEVLTVVTQCVPPGQCSVPKLQGKPKATSLHLRWGYPEYNGGAQVTEFTAQMILPDNTSREVYKGRDLDCIIAGLSPGRPYLFQVRAFNRAGGGPWSEPLEVVSGAGVPDPPKMPLCQCRSPHSALISWEGPVNNGATITDYRLEWQLKPETDFTQIYYGSNTNFEVKSLSPATTYVFRVQAINSAGPGLYSPVATCVTPASSPSAVVSIRAHATATSVTLVWKEPHDNGSEITSYNIDMGGDKQPIPVSAVTEYQIEELIPESTYKVRIQAVNGIGVGAFSSVVKFSTRALPPRPPRLECCGSAHNSLKLKWGEGRNTDLITYTLEMDREDGNFIEVYKGQALNTKVNRLSEMTSYDFRIYASNDAGSGPYSETYTFSTTKAPPPALKAPKVENIMLTSCVVEWQTCRAMGGDSVTYVLQLQSKEHEYKQIYRGPETSFTIENLQCKSDYHVRVCAIRLCEDETEIHGAFSPGMIFSTLSPEPLKPILSQVNVPKVPESKKLTDQHLAAIFLCVFFVVAMLIAFIVSQFFPGSSGHDEV; via the exons atGAAAAAGGGCGAAATGAAGTGTACGACAGATTGGGAAACATATGATCAGAATTCGCCTGTCATGTGTAGTGTGTGTATCGAGGAATATTCTGGCTACACTACGGGGTACAGCTCTAACGGGTACACCCAGTATAACGGCTACTCTGGGTACGGGTATAACAACGGCATGTACTCAAATGGGTACGCAAACGTGGGATACAATAGGACAGACATGTCAG GTCCAGCAACAGTTCGTATGGTGTCGAGTAATGGCCCTCCTTTGCCGATGCCAATGCAAGTGCCACCTGGTCACATGGTCCAACAAATTGTTGACGAAAATGGCATTCTCACCCACGTCATTCTTTCACCCCAGCCACCAGGCATGATGCCAACACACATGCCG ggGGGCCCAAACAGTGGACCATATTACCCAGGCAGTTATGGAGGCCCATACACAAACCACCCTAGCCAGTACCCCCATCAAGGGCCTGGCCCCTCCCCGGGGGCACCAGGGAGAGGGCCCCAACACATGCATGGCACCCCACCACCTCCGGGCTCCTGTTCCAACCATAACCCTGTACACACACCTG GGCCAAATTCACACATGGATGAGCGCACAAGCAAGAAGCAGAACCAGCTTCGACAAAAATGGCGGATACGACACGAGAATCGGGAACATTCGGGCAGGACCCCACCCCGCAGAAAACAGCACAATAAAG GAACCAATGGCATAGATGTAGAGCCCCAGACCAATGTTTCAAGCCCGGACCCCGGGCTCACAGACCAGTCAGAAGTGGAGGAAGACAGAAAAGCAATACGAGCCCAGTTGTCACAGATGCCGGCGCCCAAGGTCAGTCTTCATACACGCTGCTCTGTTGAG GTTACAGATGTGGAATCTCGCACGGCCCTTATAAAGTTATTTCCCCCTGATTATGATAGTGAAAAATACGATATAGACGCAAGTTTCTTCAACTATGAACTTATGCTATGTGAAAAGGGTCGGGATGGAAAATACAAATTGGTGTACAG TGGTGATGCCTCAGAAATAACACTTAAAGACCTGCATCCTGCCACAGAGTACCATTTAAA AGTGTGTACCCTGCTGGATGACATTAAAGGGGACACGACCGAGGCCACCAGCTTCAAGACCATACCGTGTGAGCCAGACGCACCCCAGCCACCCaaactggaaaaaaaatcaaaaacctTCATTAACCTCAAGTGGACA TCGCCTTGTGAGAATGGCTCCAAGATCTCTGCGTACGTTTTGGAGTGTGATGCAGGGGATGGGAACTTCATTGAAGTTTTTCGGGGCCAGCAAAAACAGTTCCGAGTTGCAAAACTGACAGCGTCAACAAAGTACACATTCAGACTTGCAGCAATAAACAATTCGGGAAAGAG CGAGTACAGTGAGGCAGTGGTGTACTGCACTAGTGGCTCGGCCCCGTCCCAGCCTGACCCCCCGATGTTGTCAGAGCCCTACGTCACTGAACTCCTCATCTCATGGATCAAACGACCCAACGATGACGAGTTCACACTACAGCTAGATGATGAAGTCTCT GGCCATGGGTTCATCCCAGTGTACAATGGGCCACTGCTGTCGTACAGAATCACAAAGCTGAGGCGGAATAAGGAGTATAAGTTTAGG CTATGTGCGAGCAATGACGAGGGTGCCAGCAAATGGAGTGAGGTGGTGGCTTACCGGACCCTTCCTGCCCGGCCTGACACCCCCAGCAAGCCCCAACTCAAGGGCAAGATACACCCACATGTGTTCAGAATCACTTGGG ATCCCCCCAAAGATACTGGTGGTTCAGAGGTGACCAAGTATTTTGTGGAGCTTGACGATGGAAATG GTTATGAGAGCGTGTTTGAGGGTACAGAGCGGGAACACACGTGTGACCGTCTCACGCCGGGCCATAATTACCGTGTCCGTGTGGCTGCGTGCAGTGCCGGAGGCAGGAGTGAG TTCTCTGAAGTGTTGACAGTCGTGACACAATGTGTTCCCCCTGGCCAGTGTTCAGTGCCCAAACTACAGGGCAAGCCAAAAGCCACCTCCCTACACTTACGATGGG GGTATCCAGAATATAACGGCGGTGCCCAGGTGACAGAGTTTACGGCCCAGATGATCCTCCCTGACAACACGAGCCGCGAGGTGTACAAGGGCCGTGACCTGGACTGCATCATCGCTGGTCTCTCCCCAGGAAGACCGTACCTCTTCCAAGTTAGGGCTTTCAACAGAGCGGGG GGTGGACCATGGTCAGAGCCACTGGAGGTGGTGAGTGGGGCAGGGGTGCCAGACCCCCCAAAGATGCCCTTGTGTCAATGCCGCTCCCCCCACAGTGCCCTGATCTCCTGGGAGGGGCCAGTCAACAATGGTGCTACTATCACAGACTACAGGCTCGAGTGGCAACTCAAACCTGAGACTGACTTCACACAG ATATATTATGGTTCCAACACAAATTTTGAGGTAAAGAGCCTCAGCCCGGCAACTACCTACGTATTTAGGGTCCAAGCAATCAACAGTGCGGGGCCGGGCCTGTACAGCCCGGTTGCCACATGCGTAACACCCGCTAGCAGTCCTTCCGCAGTAGTGTCTATACGAGCCCACGCCACTGCCACGAGTGTCACGCTGGTCTGGAAGGAGCCGCATGATAACGGGAGTGAAATTACGTCATACAATATTGATATGGGTGGAGACAAACAGCCAATACCAGTCAGTGCTGTCACAGAGTACCAGATAGAGGAACTCATCCCAGAATCTACGTACAA GGTGCGTATCCAGGCAGTGAATGGTATCGGTGTAGGTGCTTTCAGCTCGGTGGTGAAATTCTCTACACGGGCTCTGCCGCCCCGCCCCCCGAGGCTCGAATGCTGCGGCTCTGCCCATAACAGCCTCAAACTGAAATGGGGAGAGGGCCGCAACACGGATCTCATCACATACACCCTGGAGATGGATAGGGAGGATGGCAA tTTCATTGAGGTATACAAGGGCCAGGCCTTAAACACAAAGGTGAACAGATTGTCAGAGATGACTTCATATGATTTCCGGATCTACGCAAGCAATGATGCTGGAAGCGGGCCATATTCAGAGACTTACACATTCTCCACAACTAAAGCCCCGCCACCAGCTCTTAAAG CTCCGAAGGTTGAGAACATCATGCTGACAAGCTGTGTGGTAGAGTGGCAGACGTGTCGGGCGATGGGCGGAGACTCTGTCACCTATGTGCTTCAACTACAGAGCAAGGAACACGAGTATAAACAG ATATATCGCGGCCCTGAGACGAGTTTCACCATTGAGAACTTGCAGTGCAAGTCAGACTATCATGTTCGTGTGTGTGCAATCAGACTGTGCGAAGACGAAACAGAAATACATGGGGCGTTCAGCCCAGGAATGATCTTCTCCACGCTAAGCCCAGAGCCCTTGAAGCCCATACTTTCACAAGTCAATGTACCCAAGGTGCCCGAATCTAAGAAATTGACTGACCAACACCTGGCCGCCATTttcttgtgtgtgtttttcgtCGTGGCCATGTTGATAGCATTCATCGTCTCACAGTTTTTCCCCGGATCTAGTGGCCACGACGAGGTATGA